From Topomyia yanbarensis strain Yona2022 chromosome 1, ASM3024719v1, whole genome shotgun sequence, one genomic window encodes:
- the LOC131690706 gene encoding protein mab-21 isoform X2, with protein sequence MLVPPEMIAVQSKLIYQMNKYCADRVQVRKAQIHKTIQEVCRVVQDVLKEVEVQEPRFISSLNDYNGRFDGLEVVSPTEFEIIIYLNQMGVLNFVDDGTLPGCAVLKLSDGRKRSMSLWVEFITASGYLSARKIRSRFQTLVAQACDKCAYRDSVKMIADTTEVKLRIRERIIVQITPAFKCAGLWPRSASHWPLPQIPWPHPNIVSEVKTEGFDMLSKECIALQGKNSAMEGDAWVLSFTEAENKLLQGGCRRRCLSILKTLRDRHLDLPGNPVSSYVMKTLLLYECEKHPREMEWDENCMGDRINGIFLQLISCLQCRRCPHYFLPNMDLFKGKSPGALENASKQVWRLTRIMLTNSRCLEEL encoded by the exons ATGCTCGTTCCACCGGAGATGATTGCCGTGCAATCGAAACTCATCTATCAGATGAACAAATACTGCGCCGACCGGGTCCAGGTCCGGAAGGCTCAGATTCACAAAACCATTCAGGAAGTGTGTCGCGTTGTTCAGGACGTCCTGAAGGAGGTCGAAGTCCAGGAACCACGATTTATCTCCTCCCTCAATGATTACAACGGCCGGTTCGACGGGCTGGAAGTCGTTTCCCCGACGGAGTTTGAAATCATCATCTACCTCAACCAGATGGGAGTGCTGAATTTCGTAGACGACGGAACCCTGCCAGGGTGCGCGGTGCTAAAACTGAGCGATGGCCGCAAACGTTCGATGTCGCTGTGGGTCGAGTTTATTACCGCCTCCGGGTATCTGTCGGCACGGAAGATTCGCTCCCGCTTCCAAACGCTGGTGGCGCAAGCATGTGATAAGTGCGCCTACCGGGATTCAGTTAAAATGATTGCCGACACCACCGAGGTTAAGCTACGGATACGGGAACGGATCATAGTACAAATTACTCCGGCTTTTAAATGTGCCGGGCTGTGGCCTCGCTCGGCGTCACACTGGCCACTGCCGCAGATTCCGTGGCCACATCCGAACATTGTTTCCGAGGTGAAAACGGAAGGATTCGATATGCTGTCCAAGGAGTGTATTGCCCTCCAGGGGAAAAATTCGGCGATGGAGGGGGATGCGTGGGTTCTCAGCTTTACCGAGGCGGAAAATAAACTACTGCAAG GAGGCTGCCGACGGCGATGTCTCAGCATCCTGAAAACCCTACGCGATCGGCACCTGGACCTACCCGGCAATCCGGTCTCGTCCTACGTAATGAAAACCCTACTGCTGTACGAGTGCGAAAAGCACCCACGCGAGATGGAATGGGACGAAAACTGTATGGGCGATCGGATCAACGGAATCTTCCTGCAGTTGATCTCCTGTTTGCAGTGCCGCCGCTGTCCGCACTACTTCCTACCGAACATGGACCTGTTCAAGGGCAAATCACCCGGGGCGCTGGAGAACGCCTCCAAGCAGGTCTGGCGACTGACTAGGATAATGCTCACCAACTCGCGGTGTCTCGAGGAACTGTAG
- the LOC131690706 gene encoding protein mab-21 isoform X1, producing MLVPPEMIAVQSKLIYQMNKYCADRVQVRKAQIHKTIQEVCRVVQDVLKEVEVQEPRFISSLNDYNGRFDGLEVVSPTEFEIIIYLNQMGVLNFVDDGTLPGCAVLKLSDGRKRSMSLWVEFITASGYLSARKIRSRFQTLVAQACDKCAYRDSVKMIADTTEVKLRIRERIIVQITPAFKCAGLWPRSASHWPLPQIPWPHPNIVSEVKTEGFDMLSKECIALQGKNSAMEGDAWVLSFTEAENKLLQGIGPTGGCRRRCLSILKTLRDRHLDLPGNPVSSYVMKTLLLYECEKHPREMEWDENCMGDRINGIFLQLISCLQCRRCPHYFLPNMDLFKGKSPGALENASKQVWRLTRIMLTNSRCLEEL from the exons ATGCTCGTTCCACCGGAGATGATTGCCGTGCAATCGAAACTCATCTATCAGATGAACAAATACTGCGCCGACCGGGTCCAGGTCCGGAAGGCTCAGATTCACAAAACCATTCAGGAAGTGTGTCGCGTTGTTCAGGACGTCCTGAAGGAGGTCGAAGTCCAGGAACCACGATTTATCTCCTCCCTCAATGATTACAACGGCCGGTTCGACGGGCTGGAAGTCGTTTCCCCGACGGAGTTTGAAATCATCATCTACCTCAACCAGATGGGAGTGCTGAATTTCGTAGACGACGGAACCCTGCCAGGGTGCGCGGTGCTAAAACTGAGCGATGGCCGCAAACGTTCGATGTCGCTGTGGGTCGAGTTTATTACCGCCTCCGGGTATCTGTCGGCACGGAAGATTCGCTCCCGCTTCCAAACGCTGGTGGCGCAAGCATGTGATAAGTGCGCCTACCGGGATTCAGTTAAAATGATTGCCGACACCACCGAGGTTAAGCTACGGATACGGGAACGGATCATAGTACAAATTACTCCGGCTTTTAAATGTGCCGGGCTGTGGCCTCGCTCGGCGTCACACTGGCCACTGCCGCAGATTCCGTGGCCACATCCGAACATTGTTTCCGAGGTGAAAACGGAAGGATTCGATATGCTGTCCAAGGAGTGTATTGCCCTCCAGGGGAAAAATTCGGCGATGGAGGGGGATGCGTGGGTTCTCAGCTTTACCGAGGCGGAAAATAAACTACTGCAAG GGATTGGTCCAACCG GAGGCTGCCGACGGCGATGTCTCAGCATCCTGAAAACCCTACGCGATCGGCACCTGGACCTACCCGGCAATCCGGTCTCGTCCTACGTAATGAAAACCCTACTGCTGTACGAGTGCGAAAAGCACCCACGCGAGATGGAATGGGACGAAAACTGTATGGGCGATCGGATCAACGGAATCTTCCTGCAGTTGATCTCCTGTTTGCAGTGCCGCCGCTGTCCGCACTACTTCCTACCGAACATGGACCTGTTCAAGGGCAAATCACCCGGGGCGCTGGAGAACGCCTCCAAGCAGGTCTGGCGACTGACTAGGATAATGCTCACCAACTCGCGGTGTCTCGAGGAACTGTAG
- the LOC131676207 gene encoding protein mab-21-like: protein MLVPPEMIAVQSKTIFQINKYYAEKVQMRMGNIARVIREICKIVQEVLREVEVQEPRFISSLVECNGRFEGLEVISPTFFEVVLYLNQMGVFNFVDDGSLPGAAVLKLSDGRKRSMSLWVEFITASGYLSARKIRSRFHTLVAQAVEKCPYRDVVKLVPDTTEVKLKIRERYIVQITPAFKCTGIWPRSAAHWPIPHIPWPHPALVAEVKSEGFDLLSKESVILQGKNANIEGDAWILHFTEAENRLLQGGYRNNQSNWVRAEAELM from the exons ATGTTGGTCCCACCTGAGATGATAGCGGTCCAGTCGAAGACCATCTTCCAGATCAACAAGTACTACGCGGAGAAGGTACAGATGCGGATGGGGAACATAGCTCGAGTGATTCGGGAGATTTGTAAAATCGTGCAGGAGGTGCTGCGGGAGGTGGAAGTGCAGGAACCCAGATTCATCTCCAGCCTGGTCGAGTGCAATGGAAG ATTTGAAGGCCTGGAAGTGATCTCCCCCACCTTTTTCGAGGTGGTCCTCTACCTCAACCAGATGGGAGTATTCAATTTCGTGGACGACGGATCGCTGCCGGGAGCGGCCGTTCTCAAGCTGAGTGACGGTCGCAAGCGTTCGATGTCTCTGTGGGTGGAATTTATCACAGCTTCTGGTTACCTGTCGGCTCGCAAAATCCGTTCCCGTTTTCACACTCTAGTCGCGCAAGCAGTCGAAAAATGTCCCTACCGGGATGTGGTTAAACTTGTTCCGGATACCACCGAAGTGAAGCTAAAAATTCGAGAACGATATATCGTTCAGATCACGCCGGCTTTCAAGTGCACTGGCATTTGGCCCCGGTCGGCAGCCCACTGGCCCATTCCGCACATCCCGTGGCCCCACCCGGCCCTGGTAGCGGAGGTAAAATCCGAAGGTTTCGATCTACTCTCCAAAGAAAGTGTGATCCTGCAGGGAAAGAATGCCAACATCGAGGGGGATGCCTGGATCCTGCACTTCACCGAGGCGGAAAACCGGCTGCTGCAGGGTGGCTACCGGAA CAATCAATCCAACTGGGTCAGAGCGGAAGCGGAATTGATGTAG